A stretch of DNA from Lysinibacillus sp. B2A1:
TTTAAATTTTACGAAGGAACCTATGAGGAAATTACAGAATGGTTGGGTTCAGGCATTATTGACATTGGATTTGTAGTAAAAGGAAAATCAAATCCAAATTTCGATTTAGTTCCTTTGATTAAAGACAAGATGGTAGTCGCTTATCACCCTGATCATCAATTCCATTTTAAAGAAACAGTAGAAATGAATGATTTAATGGATGAATCCTTTATTATGCCAACAGGGATGTACCAATCACATGTTGAGGAATTATTTGCAGAAGCGCAAATTAAACCATCTATTCTTTTTGAAGTACACGACTGTACAACCATTGCTAATATGGTACAGGAAGGACTTGGAATTACGATAGGTCCAGAATTATATTTAAAGACACAGCAAAACATAAAAATCAGCAAACTAAATATTGAAAACAGCCGTGAAGTAGCACTTGCCTGTCATTCTATTGCAAATGCTTCTCCTGCAGTTAAGGAATTTCTCCATGTGGCAAAAAATGTTTTTTGGCGTCGATATTAACGATATATACATAAGATTCTTCAATTTCTATAATTCGAATACCTGTTGAATCTTTTACAGATTGAAGCACTTGGTTAATATAAATCATCCGTATTTCACCTTCTTCAACTTGCTTTCATCAATCGATTGGATAACAATAGGTTGTTCTACGTTTAACAGCTCTAGCATATCTACCCGAATAATTTTCTGCGAAAGTAAATGATAAAATAACGTCATACCACTTCCCAAAGGCATATGGGTGATTAATTCCTTTCTCAGAAGCAATTTTCATTGTCTTTTTACGTTCTAGTGGAAATTGTTCTCTTATATCAATTACCTTTTTACTCCACTCCAAGTAAAAAAATAAGAAAGTTCTAAATCAGATAAAAGATGATGAATTCTATTAGTTTTCCAACCACGAGGACTATGTACTCGTCCATTACTGGGTATTTCATTTGTTTTAATCCACGGTAGATAATGATTCAGTTCCCCAGAACCTCTTCCTTCCGCATAAAATTTTGCTATTTTTTCTTCTGTCCAAGTATATTTATTTACTGACAAAATACCGCCACCAATCGACTTCTTTCCACTATTAATACCAGATATTTAACAAGTGTGGCTTCAGAAGTTCTTAAAAGGTTAATCTAAAGCCTAATGAAATCCCTAAGGGTTTTCATTAGGCTTTCGTATGTATAAACTTTTTATAAGGCTGTTTTCTAAAAGAATGTTGTTATTCAATATAGTGTAGTGCTTTAATTGAAGATTCGCATACCGAAATAAACAATCTTTATTATAAAGACCAAACTAGATAAATAAAGAACCAACTATTTTGATCAAACTTTGTTTCAAAACAGTTGGTTTCTTTCTGTATAAAATCAGCGTTTGCAACTTATCTTTTATCAAACTTTATTCAAAAGCTACAACAAATCTTGATAAAACATCCATAATCAAACTCTATTCTAAGTAACAATTGAACAACTTAAAGTAAACATCCTAAACCTTAGTATTACTACATTCAAGCTTGTTTAGCTAGAGTCTACTTATAATGAACATACTTATATTTTGTATAGAACTATATAATTATTTTTCTTCACTTTTTTTACCACCTTACATACTTTCGGTAGAATAGTGGTGGGAATACACTTTATTCCCAAATAAAATATTAAGCAAAGGGGAATTATTATTTATGACTGATTTTAGGCTTAGAATGAAGAAAAGTGTAGAAATTTTAGATATGAAGTTACAAAAAATTATTGATGCTAAAATGGCTATTGGGAGAAAAAAATTTTGGAGCGATACAAAAAGATATAAGTTGAACATGGAAACATTAACTTGGATTATAAATACAGATTCATTACTTTTTAAAAATGATAAAGATTATGAAGAATGCAAGATTAATTTTCAGAAAAAAATAGAAAAAGCATCCAATTGTTACTGTAAATGATGCAAGATAAATTTGAAATTTAGAGAGGGAAATGTTACTTGAAAAGAAGCGTGTTATATATTGAAGATAATGAGAAAATAGGCAGTTGGGTAAAAGGAGAATTGGAACAGCGAGGATTTTCAGTTCAGTGGCTGCTTTCTGGCGAAGGAGCTGAAAAAGAAGTAAATCAGCATGAAATAGTTATCTTGGATATCATGTTACCCGGTTTAGACGGATTTACTGTGGGAAAACGATTAAAAAAGGCAGCTCCTGCTGTTCCGATATTGCTATTATCTGCCAGAACATCAATAGATGATAAGGTAGATGGTTTACAATTTGCTGATGACTATTTAACGAAACCATTCCATACGGATGAATTAGTTGCAAGATTAGAAGTATTAATCCGTCGAAGTGGTGGTATACATTCCGAACGAATTGCATTAGGAAATCATATTGAAGTAGATCCAGAAGTCCAAATGGTATATGACAAATACACAGGAGAAGAAATTATATTGACAGGGAAACAACATCAAATTTTAATGTATTTCTTACGCCACCCTAATCAAGTGTTACCAAAAGAGCAAATTTATGAAGCGATTTGGAACGAAACTTACATAACTGGTGATAAAACAATACTGGTGCATATCCATCGATTGCGTCAAAAGTTGGAACGTCATCCAGATTCCCCAGAAATTATTGAAACATTGAAGGGAATAGGCTATCGGGTGAAACTATGAAACAGAATAGATCATTATTTCGCCGTTTTCTAAAAGTCCATTTTCTATTTATCTTTTTTCCTCTTCTTGTGCTTATTTTCTTCACTGCGTTCGTTCCTGATAGCAATGAAAAAGAAATGAATATGTTAAATCTGTTTTACTTTACCGTACTTTTGTTTGGTTTTATTATTGTCGCATTTGTTGTAAGTTCTTGGCTGTTCTTCTTGAGACTTCGTAAACGTCTCACCCGCTTACAGGAAGTCATGTCATTTTCAGCTAATAATAATTCATTTCCTAAATCAATATCTGTTCAAACGGATCGTATGGATGAAATAGACCAGTTAGGAAGTTCTTTTAATTGGATGATTCAGCAGCTTGAATACAGTCGCAAGCGAGAATATGAAGAGGAATTATTACGCCATCGACTCATTGCGAATTTATCTCACGACTTACGAACGCCACTTACCATTTTGAGAGGACATATCACCAGATTAAATAAAAAATCAATGAGTTTTGAAGAGCAAGACTCATTAGCAGAGATGAACCATACAATTACAAGAGTCGGAGATCTAATGGATGATTTACTTTCCTATACATTACTTACATCAGGGAAACATCCTTTTCATCCCACTTCAACAGATATTGTACGATTAGTAAGAGCATCTGTCGCTGAGTGGTATCCTGCATTTGAAGAAAAAGAAATTCAGTTAGATGTTGATTTACCGACAGAGAAGACTTTTTATTGGGAAGCAGATCCTAAATGGATGACACGAGTTCTGGATAATTTATTTCAGAATATTCTTCGCCATGCAGCAGAGGGAAAATATACAAACATTGTGGTTGATGTAGAAAAAGAACTGATCATTGTTGCAGACAGAGGTCCAGGTATGGGTAACTCTTCCTACGAAGGTGGGGCGGGAATTGGTTTATCGGCTTCAAATTATATGTTAAAAAAAATGAAGCTGAAAGCTGACTTTACATCAAATGAAAATGGTACAAGAGTAGCTATTGGTAGAGTTAACCTAAAGTTAACCCAGAAGTAAACAGCAAGATAACCGAGATTTAACTTTGCTTTTTTATAATTAGAACCATAACAGAAAGGGAGTGTTGTGGTTGCTTACGATTAATAACTTAGTCAAACATCGCGGAACTCAAGAAATCTTATCAGGTATCAGTTTTAAAGCTAGACCAGGTAGAGTAACCGGTTTTTTAGGTCCGAATGGGGCAGGTAAAAGTTCTACACTTCGCATCCTGCTTGGATTAGATCGTGCCACCTCAGGGAGTGCACTAATTAATGGAAAGCCATTCGCAGAATTACATAATCCTCTAGTAACAGTAGGTGCCGCACTTGATGGATTTGGAGCTCATCGTATGCGAACAGGACGAGCACATCTGCGTTGGATTGCTCGTGCCTCAGGATTATCTCGCTCACGTGTCGAGGAAGTTCTGGAAATAGTAGGTCTTACGAATGTAGCTGGTAAAAGAATTAGAAATTATTCCCTAGGTATGGGAAGAAGACTTGGAATGGCAGCTGCACTACTTGGTGATCCAAAAATATTGGTTTTAGATGAACCTGTAAACGGGCTCGACCCAGAAGGAATTCGTTGGATTCGGACATTTTTACGTGAACGCACTGAGTCTGGAAACACGGTGTTACTATCCAGTCATCTAATGGGAGAGCTTGAAGAGACTGTTGATGATGTGGTGATTATTAATCATGGAAAAATCGTTGCAAATGGAACATTGAAAGAAGTAATAGGTAATCATTCCACGCTGGAGGAAGCTTTTTTTGCCCTGACATCTAAAAATGCAGGTGATGTTGTATGAGAGCATTTAACGCGGAACTATCTAAATTGTTCTCCCTGCCGGGTATTTGGCTTGCCTTTCTTATTGGAGCATTTGCCCCAGCGGTCATTGCTGCCTTGGACAGTACAGCACAAAAAGAGAAGATTATAGCTGGAGTTAGCACACGTCTATCGGAAGTTGGCTATATTGGTTTAGGTCTTGGTGTACAAGGTGTCATTATTCTTGGTGTGCTTGCTGTCAGCAGTGAGTATTTGACAGAGAGCAGTGAATCTGGTGGAGGGAATCAGATTACAACGAGTTTAACTGTTGTTTCATCCCGTTTCCATTTTTTGCTGGCAAAAGCAAGTGCAGTGACAGTGATCAGCATACTGCTTTCCGTTGTTGCTATTCTATCAACTGTGTCAGCAACAAATCTTATTCTTGGTGAATACGCCCCTGCATTTGAAGCATCTAGATTGATCGGCGCGGTTTGTTACTGGATATTTACTGCTCTTTTAGCATTTGGGATTACGGTTCTAACTAAGAATGGCATTATCCCGCTTGCTGTGCTCATAATAAATTCATCAGTTGTGACAGTCTCTTACCTCCTTGCTAAGGTTACAAAATTAGCGTTTTACTTACCAGATAAGGCTGGCGTTGATATGTTTATGTTTACGAGCGACAGTTTTCACACCCCATTCAAAGGTGGTTTAATCATGTTTGCTTGGGTAGCTGTTCTTTTCATTGTCGCAGCCATTGTATTCCATAGGAGGGACGTTACATCATGAGTGTCTCTTCTAGTAGAAAGATAACACTAATCCTTGGAGCTGAACTGGAAAAATTAGTTACATTACCATTGGTATGGCTCACTCTTATGGGGACATTCATTCTAAATTTAGTTTTAGCAGCAGCTTTTACTTCTGCTGGTCTACAAGGGGCAGCAGGAACGCAAAGTATACTGAAAATAGGACTTGCTTCTATGGGATATCTTCAAGCAGGGTTCATTATTCTAGGTATCTTAGCTACTTGTTCAGAGTATACGGGTGGACAGATTCGAACTACTTTAACTACGATCCCTTGGCGAGGGTTTCAACTATTCACGAAGCATTTAGCTTTGGCAATTGTAACCATTCCTATGGCGTTTATTACTGCTGCATCAGGTGTACTATATGCTTTTATTATGATGAAAGACACAGCATTAGTGATTGAAATAGACGCTATGATAAAAACTTTAGTAGGTGCAACCGGCTATCTAACATTAACCACCCTTCTCAGTGCAGCTATAGGTGTTCTACTCAGACGAACCACTCCTGCTTTAGTGGTACTGCTTGGTCATTATTTCATTGTCAGTCCATTATTGAAAGATTTTTTACCCAGTATTAAAAATTATTTTCCGGATACGGCAGGATATTATATGTATATGCCGCCTTCCTCTGATGAAATAAATGTCCTTACACCAATGCAAGGGACAGGTGTTTCAATGTTATGGACACTGATTTTTATTACAGTAGCTATTGTATTTTACCGTAAACGAGATGCCTAAGTTTAGGTTTCAGCAATTACCGGAAAAAGTGATTTATAAGATATACATAATAAACCTAAATAACGTTCCCAAATGCAATCTTGGTAAATATTCAAAAATAGAAATAACTACATTAATGGAGGTAGAAATGGAATCGCAATTAAGGGTTGAAAGTAAAGTGAAAAATAATGATGTAAAAGCAATGATAGGGTTTCTACTCATATTTTATTTAGTATGGACAATTAAAGAATTATGGTTAATTGAATACATTTATTCATTCGGTGAAATAATCTCCCCATTATTAGAGGCGTTGGTTAAGGGGTTCGTATGGATTGTTCCAACTTGGTTATACATAAAATATTATTTACATACTAACCCATTTGACTACTTAAGAGTAAACGTTAATGTTAAAAAAGGTTTATTTTGGGGAGTAGTTCTTTCACTGTTAGTTGGCTTATATTTTGCTTTTGAAACATATATCATTAATCAGCAATCATTTCAATTTTCATTATCCATTGATGATTACCTTAATGGTTTTCTTATGGCAGGGTTAGCCGAAGAAATTGTTTTCAGGGGATTAATTTTACAAGAAATCAATAAAAAAATGGCTTTTTGGAAAGCAAATATTGTAACTGCTTTACTATTTTTGGTCATTCACTACCCAATTTGGATTTACAATGATGGATTCTATGATTTCTTTATAGCTGGGACCCATATATATGTTTTTGCAATAGGTTTACTTTTTGGTTTTGTCTATAAAAAGACAGGTTCATTATGGTCGGTTGTGTTGTTGCACGCGTTGCATAATTTTTTTGTTACTATTATTTAGTGAAAAAATATATTATTAATTAACTAACGTGGTACTTTAGTGCAACAAGGATTTATAATGTATACATCAATAAACTAAAAAGCGTTCCCAAACGCAAGTTTTGGCGCACATTTAAAAGCCATCAATGTTGTTAAAACAACGTTTCGCGGCTTTTCTTATAAACATTATTTATACAGTTTTTTATACATGAAGCGTAAACACTTGATACACCAATATTTACACGATTATGGCTTAACGTTTAAATCGTGTATATTTCCTAAGATTGTAATCAGCACTTTTCTGGCGCTAACGGGGCAGTTTAATACAACAAGCATTCTTGTTAAGATTTGAATGGAAAATCACAGGAATCAATATTCGTATAATCGACTTACTAAACATCAAAACAAAAAAGAGTCAATCTACAAACATTTGTAGATTAACTCTGCCATTATGATTGAACAGTAACAATTTTAAAAAACAGCCATAATTTAAAAGTGCCTTCCTTTATACAATAGAGGAAGGCACTAGCTTTTTAAGCCTAAAATCAACTAATTTTATTTTATATACCAGCCCTACATAAATTAGCTACTAACTTAAATATACTAGGGTACAATTGAGTTGTACAGGGTATAATTAAGTTGTACAGGGTACAGTTGAGTTGTGTAGGGTACAATTAAGTTGTGTACACACAAACACATTATTAAAAGACAAACAACCTTACTCCACAGTCACCGATTTAGCCAAGTTACGTGGTTTATCGACATCGCAACGGCGGTGTAGTGCTGCATAGTAGCTAATTAATTGTAATGGCACTACAGAAACAAGTGGTGTTAGTAATTCGTGGACATGTGGAATTACTAAGCGATCACCTTCTTCATCAACGCCAGCCATTGCGATAATGCATGGATATGCTCCACGGGCAGCTACTTCTTTCACATTACCACGAATATTTAGCGCTACAGCTTCCTGAGTAACAAGAGCGAATACGGGTGTACCTTCTTCGATTAAGGCAATTGTTCCGTGCTTAAGTTCTCCACCAGCGAAACCTTCTGCCTGGATGTAAGAAATTTCTTTTAGCTTTAGGGCACCTTCGAGACTTACATAGAAATCGATGTTACGACCTATGAAGAATGCGTTGCGTGCAATTTTTAAATAGTCTTCTGCGATATCTTCTAAAACATCTTTAGAATCGATAATTGTTTGGATACCGTTTGCGGCAATTGCAAGCTCCTGTTTTAAATCGAATTCTAAGCCTTTGCCGTTTGCCCTAGCTGTTACATAGGCTGCTAAAGCAAGAACAGCTACTTGTGCTACATACGCTTTTGTTGAGGCTACCGCAATTTCTGGACCTGCATGTAATAACAATGTATGATCTGCTTCACGTGATAGTGTGGAGCCAGGTACATTTGTAATCGTTAATGTTGGATAGCCAAGCTCTTTAATTTTCACAAGCACTTGACGGCTGTCTGCTGTTTCACCTGATTGTGTAATAAAGATAAACAATGGTTTCTCAGATAATAGAGGCATATTGTAGCCAAATTCACTAGAAATATGAACTTCTACTGGGATACCCGCCATTTTTTCGAAATATTGTTTACCGATGAGACCTGCATGATAGCTTGTGCCCGCCGCAATAATATATAAACGCTCTGCTGCTCTTAATGCTTCTAAAATCTCCGCGTCGATTGTTAATTCGCCATTTTCACCTTCGTAAGCTTGAATAATTTTACGAATAACAGTTGGCTGCTCATCCATTTCTTTTAGCATGTAGTGAGGATAAGTACCTTTTTCAATGTCGCTCATATCAAGCTCCGCAGTATATGGTGCACGTTCTACTACAGAACCATCTAATTTTGTAATTTCCACACTAGCCTTGTGTACAATAACAACCTCTTTGTCATGTAACTCCACATATTGATCTGTAACTTGTAGCATAGCCATAGCATCCGAAGCAACAACATTGAAGCCTTCACCAACTCCGACTAAAAGTGGTGATTTATTTTTCGCTACAAAGATTGTATCTGCCGCTTCTGCATCTAAAAGTGCAAGTGCATATGAGCCATGTAATAGAGATAAAGTTTTACGGAAAGCGTCTGCTGTGCTAAGACCTTCTTTCACAAATAACTCTACTAATTGCACAATTACCTCTGTATCTGTATCAGATTTCATTGGAATGCCTTTTAAATATGTTTTTTGTAATAAATGATAGTTTTCAATAACTCCATTGTGCACAAGTGTAAATCGTCCTGATGCACTTTGATGAGGGTGAGCATTTAAACGATTTGGCACACCATGCGTTGCCCAACGTGTATGACCAATCCCAATTTTCGCTGCAATTTCTTCGTCCACTGCCTCACGTAAGTCAGCAATACGTCCTTTTTCTTTAAAAACCGTTACGCCTGCTTCATTACGTACTGCAATACCTGCTGAGTCATAGCCACGATATTCTAATTTCTCTAAACCTTTTAATAAGATTTCCTTTGCATCTGATTCACCAATATAACCTACAATTCCACACATAAAATTTATTTCCTCCGATATCGTCAATTTAACGCAATGACAAATCAGACCTCAGCCTATCGAATTTTTGTGAATGTAAAAGTAATGCTTCTTTTTCTAAGAAAAAAAGCATACTACTACATGCATCTCACCACTACTTACTCAGCCGACTGATAAGTAGTCAATCGATACGTAAAGTTTCTCTAATTTATTCTTTGCTTTAACTATACCTTCTCCATTTTCTGTACATTCAATCACTCGAATGCTTTCAAAATGAAAAATGACAATCGGGTATGTCGATTGGGAGGCATCCGCCGAATTTTCGATAAACCTCCACCTCGTCTGCTGAAGATTTCTTCGTCCAATTTCCTCAGCTCAGGCGCTATAATTGTTTTCCGATTTTACGCTCTCTTTCCTCCTTCTGCGCTAGTTAAAGGATAAGGTCGGACCTTATCTTCAACTTCTCCATCATACTCAATCATATGCTATCCGTCAAATTATCGTTATAAAATATACCTACATTCACCCTTTTTTATTGATAATAATGAGACAAATATTAAAGAATATCCGCGTACTCAATAATTTGCCTGTGACTTAGAGCAAACTGTTTGGTTCTAGTAATATTACGAAACTCGTGACTGTTCAGATTATGTCAATTAGCTTATTCTATGGTGGATTTTTGACTTATGCATTGGCGGTTAGTAGAGTTTCTATCAGGTGGTAGATACAAGACATATCTTAGAGAATGGATTGAAATTATAATTAGCGCGGGTGGAGTATTAGTGTCGGTATAGGACTAGTTTTTTAAAAGGGAAGATCAAGTTAAGGCATTATTCATATCTCCTTAATTTGATCTTCCATCTCTTTTTATCGTCCTTTATTTTCAAGTAATTTCACAATTTCTCGGTTAAATGCTGGCAAGTCATCTGGTGTACGGCTTGTGACTAATTGCTTTTGGCACACAAATACCTCTTCATCATGGAATTTGGCACCTGCATTTTCTAAGTCTACACGAATCGATTTATAGCCAGTGGCATCTCGGCCATTTAAATTCTTAGCCGTAATGAGTAACTGAGGTCCATGACAAATAGCAAAGGTCGGTTTCATATTTTCCATAAAGTCCTTTACAAAGGCAACCACACGATCGTCTGCGCGTAATATATCTGGAGAAAATCCACCAGGGATAAACAGTGCATCATATTCCGTGGCCTTCACCTCATCAATTCCCTTATCAATCTGTACTTTCTTACCATGCTTTCCCTGTACTTCTTTTCCTGACCTCATTTCAATCGTTACTAGTTCATGACCTGCCGCTTCTAACGCTGCTTTAGGACTTGTATATTCTATATCTTCGAACATATCAGTAATGACAGTAGCAATTTTAGCCATA
This window harbors:
- a CDS encoding LysR family transcriptional regulator, producing MTIVRYEIIAKVVELGSFTETAEILNMTQSAVSHAVASLESEWGVSLLIRDRKKGITLTEIGQKILPNIREILKRVEVINQEIALMTSLETGIIRIGTFASASSCLLPKLLVKFRKKHPKIEFKFYEGTYEEITEWLGSGIIDIGFVVKGKSNPNFDLVPLIKDKMVVAYHPDHQFHFKETVEMNDLMDESFIMPTGMYQSHVEELFAEAQIKPSILFEVHDCTTIANMVQEGLGITIGPELYLKTQQNIKISKLNIENSREVALACHSIANASPAVKEFLHVAKNVFWRRY
- a CDS encoding CPBP family intramembrane metalloprotease; amino-acid sequence: MESQLRVESKVKNNDVKAMIGFLLIFYLVWTIKELWLIEYIYSFGEIISPLLEALVKGFVWIVPTWLYIKYYLHTNPFDYLRVNVNVKKGLFWGVVLSLLVGLYFAFETYIINQQSFQFSLSIDDYLNGFLMAGLAEEIVFRGLILQEINKKMAFWKANIVTALLFLVIHYPIWIYNDGFYDFFIAGTHIYVFAIGLLFGFVYKKTGSLWSVVLLHALHNFFVTII
- a CDS encoding ABC transporter permease, whose translation is MRAFNAELSKLFSLPGIWLAFLIGAFAPAVIAALDSTAQKEKIIAGVSTRLSEVGYIGLGLGVQGVIILGVLAVSSEYLTESSESGGGNQITTSLTVVSSRFHFLLAKASAVTVISILLSVVAILSTVSATNLILGEYAPAFEASRLIGAVCYWIFTALLAFGITVLTKNGIIPLAVLIINSSVVTVSYLLAKVTKLAFYLPDKAGVDMFMFTSDSFHTPFKGGLIMFAWVAVLFIVAAIVFHRRDVTS
- a CDS encoding ABC transporter; translated protein: MLTINNLVKHRGTQEILSGISFKARPGRVTGFLGPNGAGKSSTLRILLGLDRATSGSALINGKPFAELHNPLVTVGAALDGFGAHRMRTGRAHLRWIARASGLSRSRVEEVLEIVGLTNVAGKRIRNYSLGMGRRLGMAAALLGDPKILVLDEPVNGLDPEGIRWIRTFLRERTESGNTVLLSSHLMGELEETVDDVVIINHGKIVANGTLKEVIGNHSTLEEAFFALTSKNAGDVV
- a CDS encoding sensor histidine kinase, which encodes MKQNRSLFRRFLKVHFLFIFFPLLVLIFFTAFVPDSNEKEMNMLNLFYFTVLLFGFIIVAFVVSSWLFFLRLRKRLTRLQEVMSFSANNNSFPKSISVQTDRMDEIDQLGSSFNWMIQQLEYSRKREYEEELLRHRLIANLSHDLRTPLTILRGHITRLNKKSMSFEEQDSLAEMNHTITRVGDLMDDLLSYTLLTSGKHPFHPTSTDIVRLVRASVAEWYPAFEEKEIQLDVDLPTEKTFYWEADPKWMTRVLDNLFQNILRHAAEGKYTNIVVDVEKELIIVADRGPGMGNSSYEGGAGIGLSASNYMLKKMKLKADFTSNENGTRVAIGRVNLKLTQK
- a CDS encoding protease, with the protein product MAKIATVITDMFEDIEYTSPKAALEAAGHELVTIEMRSGKEVQGKHGKKVQIDKGIDEVKATEYDALFIPGGFSPDILRADDRVVAFVKDFMENMKPTFAICHGPQLLITAKNLNGRDATGYKSIRVDLENAGAKFHDEEVFVCQKQLVTSRTPDDLPAFNREIVKLLENKGR
- a CDS encoding DNA-binding response regulator, which gives rise to MKRSVLYIEDNEKIGSWVKGELEQRGFSVQWLLSGEGAEKEVNQHEIVILDIMLPGLDGFTVGKRLKKAAPAVPILLLSARTSIDDKVDGLQFADDYLTKPFHTDELVARLEVLIRRSGGIHSERIALGNHIEVDPEVQMVYDKYTGEEIILTGKQHQILMYFLRHPNQVLPKEQIYEAIWNETYITGDKTILVHIHRLRQKLERHPDSPEIIETLKGIGYRVKL
- a CDS encoding ABC transporter permease, which codes for MSVSSSRKITLILGAELEKLVTLPLVWLTLMGTFILNLVLAAAFTSAGLQGAAGTQSILKIGLASMGYLQAGFIILGILATCSEYTGGQIRTTLTTIPWRGFQLFTKHLALAIVTIPMAFITAASGVLYAFIMMKDTALVIEIDAMIKTLVGATGYLTLTTLLSAAIGVLLRRTTPALVVLLGHYFIVSPLLKDFLPSIKNYFPDTAGYYMYMPPSSDEINVLTPMQGTGVSMLWTLIFITVAIVFYRKRDA
- the glmS gene encoding glutamine--fructose-6-phosphate transaminase (isomerizing); the protein is MCGIVGYIGESDAKEILLKGLEKLEYRGYDSAGIAVRNEAGVTVFKEKGRIADLREAVDEEIAAKIGIGHTRWATHGVPNRLNAHPHQSASGRFTLVHNGVIENYHLLQKTYLKGIPMKSDTDTEVIVQLVELFVKEGLSTADAFRKTLSLLHGSYALALLDAEAADTIFVAKNKSPLLVGVGEGFNVVASDAMAMLQVTDQYVELHDKEVVIVHKASVEITKLDGSVVERAPYTAELDMSDIEKGTYPHYMLKEMDEQPTVIRKIIQAYEGENGELTIDAEILEALRAAERLYIIAAGTSYHAGLIGKQYFEKMAGIPVEVHISSEFGYNMPLLSEKPLFIFITQSGETADSRQVLVKIKELGYPTLTITNVPGSTLSREADHTLLLHAGPEIAVASTKAYVAQVAVLALAAYVTARANGKGLEFDLKQELAIAANGIQTIIDSKDVLEDIAEDYLKIARNAFFIGRNIDFYVSLEGALKLKEISYIQAEGFAGGELKHGTIALIEEGTPVFALVTQEAVALNIRGNVKEVAARGAYPCIIAMAGVDEEGDRLVIPHVHELLTPLVSVVPLQLISYYAALHRRCDVDKPRNLAKSVTVE